AATAAGTTATTACCAGGGGTATGATATTGTTCGCGACCGGACTATCTCCCGGCGGGTGGAGGTGGAACGAAATCTGCACTGCTGGCAGGGGTATTTCTACTGGATTCCGGATGGCTCCAACCAGGGATATTATTTCCGGATAAACGTCATCTCTATTCCTGATATCAAATTTGAGAAGTCGGAATCGGGCATCCGAAGCGCCTTCCTGTAGCAGGGCAGAGGGACGGCGGTCGATTTTTTTAAGACAAGAGAAGCATTTTTTTATTGACAAAACAGGCAATTCGGCTGATTTTTTTATAGGGAAAAAGTCACATCAACTCTAAACACAAAGGAATGCCTCATGACCAAAGAGGAAATGATTGCCAAGATTGCCAAGGACGCTAAGATCAGCAAGCGTCAGGCAGCGACTGCCCTCAGCAGCTTCTTTGAGAATGTTGCGGGTGACCTCAAGAGAGGGAAACGGGTCAGTTTCGTAGGTTTTGGGACTTTTACGGTGGCGCGCCGCAAAGCCCGTGTCGGACGGAATCCGCAGACCGGCGCCAAGATTAATATTCCGGCAATGAAAGTTCCCCATTTCCGCGCCGGGAAAGCCTTAAAAGAGGCCGTGAGAAAGTAGTAACGGCTCTTTTTGATTCTACAGGGCAGGGCGCTATACCTGCCCTGTTTTATTTTTGTTGATTAGAAGCGGGAAAAGGCATAAGTTATTTATCTGGAATAGAAGAATATGGCGTCATCTAAGAATAAAAACAGAGCCGACAGACGGAAAAGGAGCATTCTTGGAATTCTGCTGGTGTTGCTGGCATTTCTAATACTGGCATCGCTGGCAACTCATACCGCCACCGATGATGACACCCTCCTTGCGGAAGGGAATCCTTTCCAGAGCAATTTTCAGAACAGCGTTGGCACCGCGGGGGCATATTCCTCTTACCTCCTTTTCTTTTTCTTTGGCTGGCTGGCTTTCTTCCTCCCATTGATTCTGATTTATGTTTCTCTAATGCTGTTTTCTTTCGACTGGCGCCGCAAAGCTCGGCCGGCCCTCTGGTGCAGCCTTATTATTTCCATCCTGGCGACCATGGTCGCCAATGTCACTATGCTCGGCGGCAGCGCGACTCAATATGATTTCACCGATACAAGTGGCGGTTACATTTTTCACTACCTGACCCGCTTTCTAATGCAGGCGACCGGCGGTGTCGGCTCATTTATTTTATTGAGCGCCGGAATTCTGATTACCGCTGTCGTCCTGGCATATTCCTATCTGAGCGAGTCATCCCGGATGGGCTTTTTGAAAGCCTTAAATCCTCTTCGTCTAATAAAATGGGCAGCCATTAAGGCTTATGAGTTGCTGAAAAGCATCTTTCGGGCGATGAAACCCAGGAAAAAAGAAAAAAAGAAAAAGGTTAGATTGGAGAAAGATAGAGAGCAGGAACTGATATTGCCCGCTGAAGGAGAAATCGACGCTGACGATATCCCCGATTCGGAACGAGAGGAAACTGCTGCAGAAGGCAAGAAGGCGCGGCAGAAGATTACCCTCAAGCAAAAACCGGCCAGAATTGGACAGGAAGTGGGTGATTACAAATTCCCCGGATTGGAACTTCTGAATGACAATCCGGATGAAGGGGTATTGGTTGACCCTGAAGAGCTGGCTATGACAGCGCGGGCGTTGAAAGAAACGCTGGAAACATTTGGCGTGACAATAGACGGCAATATTGACAAATATCCCGGTCCGGTCATCACACGATTTGAATTCAAGCCTGCCGCGGGAGTAAAAGTTCATCAGATAACCAATCTTTCCGATGACCTGGCTCTGGCGCTTCGGGCGAAACGAATCAGAATTATTGCCCCGATACCGGGAAAGGCGGCGGTTGGGGTCGAAATACCAAATCACAAAGCGCGGACGGTGTTTCTCAAGGAAATCATAAATTCGGATATCTATACCGACGGGCGAATAAGACTGCCGCTGGCGCTTGGCAAAACCATATCCGGCAAACCGTTTGTGGCGGACTTAGCCAGGATGCCGCATTTGCTGATAGCGGGGGCCACCGGCTCCGGCAAATCAGTCTGCATTAATGCGCTCATCACTTCGCTTCTATACAGATTACATCCGAAGCAGTTAAAATTTATATTTATCGACCCCAAAATGCTGGAGTTGTCGGTCTATTCCGGGCTTCCATTTCTGGCGCGGCCCGTGGTAACAAATCCCAAGCGGGCGGAAAAAGTCCTGGCAGATGCGGTGGCGGAGATGGAGGGTCGTTATAAGAAGTTGGCGGGGCAGTCGGTCCGAAACATTGAGGATTATAACGCCCGTCAAAAGGACCCCGAAGAAAAGATGCCGTACATCGTGATAATAGTCGATGAGCTGGCTGATATGATGATTGCCTCGGCCTCATCGCGTATAGAAATGCTTATTACCCGTCTGGCGCAGATGGCGCGGGCGGTCGGGATTCATCTGGTATTAGCCACTCAGCGACCGTCGGTCGATGTCATCACCGGCCTGATTAAAGCCAATTTCTCCGCCCGAATTGCCTTTCAGGTGGCATCCAAGATTGATTCGCGAACGATTCTTGACGGCAACGGAGCCGAGAAACTTCTGGGAAACGGCGATATGCTGTTTCTGCAGCCGGGACAACCGGAGCCGGTGCGGATTCATGGCGGGTTCATATCGAGCGAAGAGACCGACCGGATAGTAAAATTCATAAATGCCCAGTTCCCGACGGCAGAAAAAGTCGAAGGAGAAAAGCCGGAAGAGACCTCGGCCGACAGTGACGAAGATGATGTTGACCTCGATGACCCGCTCTTTTTGGAAGCAGCGGAGACGGTGATTCGTCATAAGCAGGGCTCAGTTTCTCTTTTGCAGAGAAAACTCGGAATCGGGTATCAGCGGGCAGCGCGGCTGATAGACAAACTGGAAGAAGCCGGGGTAGTCTCGGCTTATGACGGCAGCAAAGCCCGGGAAGTGCTGGTGGACCGCACCTATCTGGAGAGGCTCTCCTCATCCCGGTCCCTGACTGACAAAAACTAAAACCGTTATCCGGCGTATAATCAATTATGAATTACAGGCAGATTTTCAGGGCGCTCTGTTTTCTCCTGATATTCTTTTCTTCCCTGTCTCTTGCAGGGGATGATCTACTGGAGAATATCAAAAAGGATTGGAGCGCCGCGAAATTGATTCGTTTTGACGTACTAATTGCCGTTGAATCGGAGGTCTTCAAAACTGTGGACTCGACATCGGGGAATATTGTTATCGCCGAGGATGGCCGCTATCGCGCCAATATTGGCGATGAGCTGTTTCTTTTTGACGGCAAATGTATCTGGGAAGTTTCCTTTGCCAATCTGCAGGCAACCCGTCAATGTCTCAAGGAAGGCGAGCGCTTTGAGAATCGCTTGATTTTCCTCAAAGATATTAATTCCTATTACAGGACGGCGTCATCTATAAAAGGGGATGGCTACCTGCTGGTCAAAAACCAGGGGATAGGAGAGGCGCTGCCCGACAGTATCAATCTCTATCTTGACCGTAAAGCGGGCAGAGTTTCACTTCTTGAATATTATGACTTAAATTCGGAAAAGAACACCGTATTTCTTCACGATGTCAAATTGCAGTCGGAAGTTGAGGATAAGATTTTTGAATACCTTCCCTCTGATTCGATAGAAGTGATTACTCTACCTTGAGAGACGGATGAAATTCTACATTAAGAAACTGGGGTGTCCGAAAAACGATGTTGACGGCGATTATATTGCCGGAAGACTGGTTCAGCAGGGACATGAGTTAGTCCCCTCCGAAGAACTTGCCGATGCGGTGATTGTCAATACTTGCGGCTTCATCCTTCCCGCAAAGGAGGAGTCAATCGCCGCCATTCTCGGATATGAGAAATTGAAGAAAAGCCGCCGCATCTCGCGTTTGTACATAACCGGTTGCCTTTCTCAGCGGTACGGGGACGAGCTGCAAAAAGAGCTGTCGCATGTTGACGGCATCTTCGGCCTGGGGCAGCTGGATAAACTGGCGGAGGCCTTCTCCAATGGCGCGAATGGAGACTCAGTTCCAGTCAGCACTCCGTCCAAATCCCTTCGTTATATTGCAGGCAAAGAAAGATTCACCGACAAGGCTATCCCGTATGAGTACGTTAAAATCTCAGATGGCTGCGACCGTTTTTGCAGTTTTTGCGCCATTCCACTAATCCGAGGAAGACATCGCAGCCGACCGATTCAGGAGATAGTGGAAGAAGCGCGCTTTCTGGCAGAGTCCGGAAAAAAGGAGCTCATTCTGGTCTCGCAGGAAGGGAATGCATACGGACGAGATTCTACGGATGGTACAAGCATTTTGACCCTCCTGGACAAACTTGAAGAAATCGCCGGTCTCGCCTGGATACGCCTGATGTATCTTCATCCGGAGGCAGTCACCGATGCCTTGATTGCCCGTCTTTCCCAATCGGATAAAACTCTTGGCTATTTTGATATGCCCTTGCAGCATATAAGTGATTCCATTCTCAAGAGCATGAACCGTCGGGTTACCAGAAAGCAGATTGAGACTATCCTTGCCAAAATTCGGTCGCATTCAAAACAGAATATAATCCGCACCACGTTTATCACCGGGCTTCCGGGCGAGACTGAAAAAGAATATGAAGAGCTTAAGAATTTCATAGTCGAATTTGAATTTGACCGCCTGGGAGTCTTTAAGTATTCGCTCGAGGAGGGGACACGGGCGGCGCGGATGAAGGGACAGGTGCCGGAAGAGTTGAAAGAAGAGCGTGTGGACGAACTTATGACCCTGCAGCAGGAGATAGCCTTCAGGAAAAATATTGCCTTGATTGGCGGCATTCAAGAGGTTATCATAGATAGCGTGAGTGACAATTCGCCGGCCGTGGGACGCACTCGCGGCGACTGCCCCGATATTGACCAGCAGGTTTATGTTTCGGGCGATGATGTGAAGGTCGGCGATATCTTGAGAGTGCGGATAAATATGGTCGACGGTTACGACCTGATCGGTTCGGTCGCGCGGTGATTTATGATTAAGTACGAAAAGCTCGGTATCTTTCTATCGAAGCCGATAGCTCTGCTGTTTGTGCTGGTTTATCTCTTCCAGTCGGCGTTTATCATCTATCTGGTGCAGGACAAGTTTGACCTGCAGCGTCAGATTGACTTTCAGCAAAAGCGAATTTCGGAGCTGGAGGAGAAGCTTCGGATATTGCAGGTCATCGAGGATTTTCAGATCGGATTTACCGATGACGAGAAGAAGGAATTAGTCGAGGTGATATCGTCGGAATGCAACAAGTACGACTATGACCCGATGTTTCTGGTTGCCCTGATACTGACGGAATCGTCATTTCGCCGCAACCAGGTTTCCGAAAAAGGGGCGCGGGGACTAATGCAGATTCGTCCCCTAACCGGGCAGAGCCTTGCCGACAAAATCGGCATTGACTGGGAGGGCGACCGAACCCTGCATCACCCCGAACTGAATATCCGCATGGGGTCACTGCATCTGTTCGAGTTGATTTTGAAGTTTAAGGATGTTCGAAAGGCGTTGATATCATATAATCTGGGAGAGACGGCACTGCGCGACCGAATGCGCCTGAACCAGCCGCTTCCTAAATCGTACCTCAACAAAGTGATGAAAAACTACGAGATGCTAAAGGAGCGATACAAGACTTGAGAATACCTAAATTAGCCGGGCTAATTCTTTTGATAGGCATGATTTTCGGATGCGGCAGTCCCGGGATAAAAACAGCCGACAATGCTCAGGAGCAATTCCAATTAGCCAAGAGAGAATTTGACAAGAAACATTACTTGAAAGCGATTGAAGGGTTCCAGAAGGTAATATTTAATTTTCCCGGCGCTACGGTGGTCGATACCGCTCAGTATTACTTAGCCCAATCCTACTTTCAGAATGAAGACTATGCCCTGGCGGCGGTGGAATTTAACCGTCTGATCAGCAATTACCCCAAATCGGATTTTGTTGATGACGCCCAGTATATGGCCGGTGTCTGCTATTTCAAGAGCACCCCGGGTCATTACGCTTTGGACCAGGAAGACCTTAAGAAAGCGATTTCGGCGATGGAAGATTTTATAGTTGACAACCCCGATTCCCCGCTTCTTGAGTCGGCGCGGGAAGTGATACTAAAGGCGCAAACCAGACTGGCGCACAAAGAATATGAGAACGGCATGCTTTACTGGAAAATGTCGGACTTGGTTGCCGCCGAAATCTATTTTCAATTGGTGGTTGACGAATATACCTCGACCCCTTACGGAAGTCTGGCTCTGTTCAAACTGGGAGAAGTGAACTATCGCCTGCAACGGCTCGCGACGGCACTGGAGAAGTTCAACAGCTTCCTGTCGATATACCCCACCCATGAACTGGTTCCGGAGGCGAAAGAATATATCGCCAGAATAACTCCGCAATTGGATAGCGCAAATGTTGCGGACGGCTCCAAATAGCGGCTCTCGCTGGGGTCTTTTGGGGGGGCTGTTTGACCCGATTCATTACGGACATCTTATCCTGGCTCAGGCGGCGTATAATCACTTTAAGTTTGACGGATTGATATTGCATCCCAGCTTCAATCCGCCGCATCGCGCCCAGCCGCCGGTGGCATCCTTTGAAGACCGCTGTCTAATGACTCGTCTTGCTCTCGAGGGGCATGAAGTTTTCCAGTCTTCCGATTTTGAAAAGGAACTTAAGAGCCCCGGATATACCATTGCCATAATTGACTACCTGAATCTCAAATTTCCGGGGGTGCAATGGCATCTGATTCTGGGAGCGGACAATATCACCCAGTTTGACCGCTGGCATAAACCGGAAGAACTGGTGAAGCGGGTGAAGATTGTGGTTGGCAATCGCCCCGGATATGATGACCAGTTTGCCGCATCCCCCTGGGCGAAATACTTTGAGAGATTTCCCATGCCGCAGGTGGAGATTTCCTCGACTATGATTCGCCAGATGGTCAAGGATAAGAGGTCTATTCAGTATCTCGTGCCGGAGGAAGTGCGACGGCTGGTGCTCAGCCGGGGTCTGTATCAATGAAAGAGCGGACGTTATTTCTTGTCGATGGCTCGGCAATTTTCTACCGCGCCTTTTTTGCTTTCATTAGAAACCCGCTCATCAACTCCAAAGGGGAGAATACCTCGGCGACATTCGGTTTTCTGAATTCGCTTCTCAAGGTGATAAAGGATGAAAATCCTGACTATATGGCGGTGATTTTCGACACCAAAGCGCCCACATTCCGCCATCAAATGTACGGCGAATATAAATCAACGCGCGCCAAAATGCCCGAAGAATTGGTGGAGCAACTGCCGCGCATCAGAGAAGCGGTGGAGGCGCTCAATCTTCCGGCGCTGGAAATGGAAGGATATGAAGCGGACGACATTATCGGGACTCTGGCAAAGGAAGCGGAAGCCGCCGGAATGAATATCTGGATTGTCTCGGGTGACAAAGACCTTTTCCAGTTGGTGTCTGACCGGGTGAAGATTTACAATCCGCAGAAAGGGGCGCTTCCTCCGGAGAAATTGGACCGTGAGGGAGTGATTGCCAAATTTGGCGTGCCGCCGGAGAAGGTCATTGATACTCTGGCGCTGATGGGGGATTCATCGGACAATGTGCCGGGGGTGCCGGGAATCGGTCCCAAAACCGCCATTTCTTTGATTGAAGAATTTGGCAGTTTGGAGGCGGTGCTTAAAAATCGTTCACAGATTAAAGCCAAAGGTGTGCGGACAAAAATAGAGGAAAATGTCGATAAGGCGGAACTGTCAAAAACTCTGGTTACCTTGAATACCTCCGTGCCGATAAAATTCTCTCTGGAGAATCTGAAACGGGGAGAGATAAATTTTGAGAAAGCAAAGAAGCTTTTTCTGGAGATGGAGTTCGGCTCTCTTCTGAGTTTGCTGGCAAAAGAGAAAGGGGGTGACCTCTTTTCTCCGGGAGCCGATATTTCCCCGCCGGAAACAAAGGCTAAAGTCAGTTATCGGACGGTAGATACAATTGATAAACTTCGTGAGGTTCTCCAAGAATTATCCCGGAAAAAGGAAGTGGCTGTCGATACCGAGACAACCTCGCTTGACCCTCTTTCCGCTGAACTGGTCGGAGTCTCGCTCTGCGGCGAGGCCGGGAAGGCCTACTATTTGCCTCTGGGGCATAAGGAACGGGAGCGGAATCTCCCTTTAAATGAAAGTAAACATCAGCTATCTTCATTCTTGACCGACAAGAAAATCCAGAAATTCGGACAGAATATAAAGTACGACCTGGAGGTGCTTCACCGCAGCGGACTCGATATTGAGCCGATCGGATTCGATACCATGCTGGCGTCTTATGTGATTAATCCCTCGGGTCGCCAGCACAATCTGGATCATCTGGCTTTCGAGTATTTCAATTATCGGATGCAGCCTATAACCGACCTGATCGGAACCGGAAAGAAGCAGTTATCTTTTGCGGAGGTTGATGTTGACAAGGCGACCTTTTATTCGGCCGAGGATGCCGATTATACTTTCAGGTTGCGCGGTGTGCTGGCGCCGAAAATCGAGGAATTGAAACTTCAGAATCTATATTACAACGTTGAGTTACCGCTGGTGAAAGTGCTGGCGGCGATGGAAGAAACCGGGGTGCGGGTTGATGCCGATTATCTGGCGGCAATGTCGAAGGAGATTGATACCCTGCTGGAAAAATTGACCGCCGATATCTATGTCGAAGCCGGGCATGAATTCAATATCAATTCAACGCAACAACTCTCGAAGGTTCTGTTTGAAGAACTGAAACTTCCCTCGAAGGGGAAAACGGCCAAGAAGACCAATCTTTCAACAGACGTGCGGGTTCTGGAAGAGCTTGCTGCCGTGCACGACCTGCCGCGGCTGATTCTCGACTATCGTCAGTTGACCAAGCTGAAAAGCACCTAT
The DNA window shown above is from Candidatus Zixiibacteriota bacterium and carries:
- a CDS encoding HU family DNA-binding protein gives rise to the protein MTKEEMIAKIAKDAKISKRQAATALSSFFENVAGDLKRGKRVSFVGFGTFTVARRKARVGRNPQTGAKINIPAMKVPHFRAGKALKEAVRK
- the bamD gene encoding outer membrane protein assembly factor BamD, translated to MRIPKLAGLILLIGMIFGCGSPGIKTADNAQEQFQLAKREFDKKHYLKAIEGFQKVIFNFPGATVVDTAQYYLAQSYFQNEDYALAAVEFNRLISNYPKSDFVDDAQYMAGVCYFKSTPGHYALDQEDLKKAISAMEDFIVDNPDSPLLESAREVILKAQTRLAHKEYENGMLYWKMSDLVAAEIYFQLVVDEYTSTPYGSLALFKLGEVNYRLQRLATALEKFNSFLSIYPTHELVPEAKEYIARITPQLDSANVADGSK
- the rimO gene encoding 30S ribosomal protein S12 methylthiotransferase RimO, whose product is MKFYIKKLGCPKNDVDGDYIAGRLVQQGHELVPSEELADAVIVNTCGFILPAKEESIAAILGYEKLKKSRRISRLYITGCLSQRYGDELQKELSHVDGIFGLGQLDKLAEAFSNGANGDSVPVSTPSKSLRYIAGKERFTDKAIPYEYVKISDGCDRFCSFCAIPLIRGRHRSRPIQEIVEEARFLAESGKKELILVSQEGNAYGRDSTDGTSILTLLDKLEEIAGLAWIRLMYLHPEAVTDALIARLSQSDKTLGYFDMPLQHISDSILKSMNRRVTRKQIETILAKIRSHSKQNIIRTTFITGLPGETEKEYEELKNFIVEFEFDRLGVFKYSLEEGTRAARMKGQVPEELKEERVDELMTLQQEIAFRKNIALIGGIQEVIIDSVSDNSPAVGRTRGDCPDIDQQVYVSGDDVKVGDILRVRINMVDGYDLIGSVAR
- a CDS encoding lytic transglycosylase domain-containing protein; amino-acid sequence: MIKYEKLGIFLSKPIALLFVLVYLFQSAFIIYLVQDKFDLQRQIDFQQKRISELEEKLRILQVIEDFQIGFTDDEKKELVEVISSECNKYDYDPMFLVALILTESSFRRNQVSEKGARGLMQIRPLTGQSLADKIGIDWEGDRTLHHPELNIRMGSLHLFELILKFKDVRKALISYNLGETALRDRMRLNQPLPKSYLNKVMKNYEMLKERYKT
- the polA gene encoding DNA polymerase I, with translation MKERTLFLVDGSAIFYRAFFAFIRNPLINSKGENTSATFGFLNSLLKVIKDENPDYMAVIFDTKAPTFRHQMYGEYKSTRAKMPEELVEQLPRIREAVEALNLPALEMEGYEADDIIGTLAKEAEAAGMNIWIVSGDKDLFQLVSDRVKIYNPQKGALPPEKLDREGVIAKFGVPPEKVIDTLALMGDSSDNVPGVPGIGPKTAISLIEEFGSLEAVLKNRSQIKAKGVRTKIEENVDKAELSKTLVTLNTSVPIKFSLENLKRGEINFEKAKKLFLEMEFGSLLSLLAKEKGGDLFSPGADISPPETKAKVSYRTVDTIDKLREVLQELSRKKEVAVDTETTSLDPLSAELVGVSLCGEAGKAYYLPLGHKERERNLPLNESKHQLSSFLTDKKIQKFGQNIKYDLEVLHRSGLDIEPIGFDTMLASYVINPSGRQHNLDHLAFEYFNYRMQPITDLIGTGKKQLSFAEVDVDKATFYSAEDADYTFRLRGVLAPKIEELKLQNLYYNVELPLVKVLAAMEETGVRVDADYLAAMSKEIDTLLEKLTADIYVEAGHEFNINSTQQLSKVLFEELKLPSKGKTAKKTNLSTDVRVLEELAAVHDLPRLILDYRQLTKLKSTYVDAIPRLINPRTGRVHTSFNQTIAATGRLSSTDPNLQNIPIRTEIGRKIRKAFIPGDRDCYILSADYSQIELRILAHYSEDPKLIEAFQNHEDIHARTAAEVFGVPMERVTPEMRRQAKTANFAVIYGVTAYGLSQQTELDVTQSKDFIDTYFARYPGIKKYMESTIESARKLGYVTTLLNRIRYLPEINAKNFQVRQFAERTAINTPIQGTAADMIKIAMIRVYDKIKDWRSRLILQVHDELVFDAYEEEMPRLKEVVRNEMEGALRLRVPIVVDIGVGKNWLETK
- a CDS encoding DNA translocase FtsK, which produces MASSKNKNRADRRKRSILGILLVLLAFLILASLATHTATDDDTLLAEGNPFQSNFQNSVGTAGAYSSYLLFFFFGWLAFFLPLILIYVSLMLFSFDWRRKARPALWCSLIISILATMVANVTMLGGSATQYDFTDTSGGYIFHYLTRFLMQATGGVGSFILLSAGILITAVVLAYSYLSESSRMGFLKALNPLRLIKWAAIKAYELLKSIFRAMKPRKKEKKKKVRLEKDREQELILPAEGEIDADDIPDSEREETAAEGKKARQKITLKQKPARIGQEVGDYKFPGLELLNDNPDEGVLVDPEELAMTARALKETLETFGVTIDGNIDKYPGPVITRFEFKPAAGVKVHQITNLSDDLALALRAKRIRIIAPIPGKAAVGVEIPNHKARTVFLKEIINSDIYTDGRIRLPLALGKTISGKPFVADLARMPHLLIAGATGSGKSVCINALITSLLYRLHPKQLKFIFIDPKMLELSVYSGLPFLARPVVTNPKRAEKVLADAVAEMEGRYKKLAGQSVRNIEDYNARQKDPEEKMPYIVIIVDELADMMIASASSRIEMLITRLAQMARAVGIHLVLATQRPSVDVITGLIKANFSARIAFQVASKIDSRTILDGNGAEKLLGNGDMLFLQPGQPEPVRIHGGFISSEETDRIVKFINAQFPTAEKVEGEKPEETSADSDEDDVDLDDPLFLEAAETVIRHKQGSVSLLQRKLGIGYQRAARLIDKLEEAGVVSAYDGSKAREVLVDRTYLERLSSSRSLTDKN
- the nadD gene encoding nicotinate (nicotinamide) nucleotide adenylyltransferase, whose amino-acid sequence is MLRTAPNSGSRWGLLGGLFDPIHYGHLILAQAAYNHFKFDGLILHPSFNPPHRAQPPVASFEDRCLMTRLALEGHEVFQSSDFEKELKSPGYTIAIIDYLNLKFPGVQWHLILGADNITQFDRWHKPEELVKRVKIVVGNRPGYDDQFAASPWAKYFERFPMPQVEISSTMIRQMVKDKRSIQYLVPEEVRRLVLSRGLYQ